One genomic segment of Rhizorhabdus phycosphaerae includes these proteins:
- a CDS encoding prolyl oligopeptidase family serine peptidase, producing the protein MKSHLLGGAALFCASMPATMAMAQTDAVADPYTALEQVDGASAIATVRRWNDRSLAELEKQPGFETYRSRALALLSDRQKIAVPDQVLAGRVLNFWQDAEHPRGLWRLASVDSFTAGKPEWRTLIDVGALGKAEGRSWAFKGATCLAPAYVRCMVALSDGGGDAVVEREYDLDRASFVEGGFVVPEAKTSLAWDGPDALYVATDFGEGSKTDSGYARMVKRWKRGTPLAAAAQVAEGERTDVSISARSVHDGSRSWSWVDRRTDFFHGTIRHVAADGRLVSSPLPDDAEVNDVIDGRLIATLKSPWQGRPAGAIIAYPIAELLAGRAPAIETVFVPTKRQAVEEVEAGGKALWIKLLDDVSGRLIALRRSDDGRWVATTAALPDKATVHIRAVSGKDDRAFATVEAMLTPPALYAAAADGKADVVQALKPRFDATGMTVEQRFATSKDGTRIPYFLVRKGGATEPVPALIHAYGGFEAAQTPVYLVNEPYRSGPAGLFWVEEGNAYVLANIRGGGEYGPAWHQAALREKRQNAYDDLYAVAEDLVKAGISAKGRIAVSGRSNGGLMAGVAMTQRPDLFGAAVIGSPLLDMKRYSHLLAGASWMGEYGNPDVATDWTFISRYSPYQALKAGVKYPVPFLYTSTRDDRVHPGHARKFAAKMEAIGAPFLYFEALEGGHAAGVEPKEDALRAALVTSYLNLQLPR; encoded by the coding sequence ATGAAATCCCATCTTCTGGGCGGTGCCGCCCTGTTCTGCGCGTCGATGCCGGCGACCATGGCGATGGCGCAGACGGATGCTGTTGCCGATCCCTATACGGCGCTCGAGCAGGTCGACGGCGCCTCGGCCATCGCCACAGTTCGCCGTTGGAACGACCGCTCGCTCGCGGAACTGGAGAAGCAGCCGGGGTTCGAGACTTATCGCAGCCGTGCGCTCGCGCTGCTCTCGGACCGTCAGAAGATTGCGGTGCCCGATCAGGTGCTGGCGGGCCGGGTGCTCAATTTCTGGCAGGATGCCGAACATCCGCGCGGGCTGTGGCGGCTGGCCTCGGTCGACAGCTTCACCGCCGGCAAGCCGGAATGGCGGACGCTGATCGATGTCGGCGCGCTCGGTAAGGCCGAGGGGCGCAGCTGGGCGTTCAAGGGCGCGACCTGTCTGGCACCGGCCTATGTCCGCTGCATGGTCGCCTTGTCCGATGGCGGTGGCGACGCGGTGGTCGAGCGCGAATATGATCTCGACCGCGCCAGCTTCGTCGAGGGCGGCTTCGTGGTGCCGGAAGCGAAGACCAGCCTCGCCTGGGACGGGCCCGATGCGCTCTATGTCGCGACCGATTTCGGCGAGGGCAGCAAGACCGACTCCGGCTATGCGCGTATGGTGAAGCGCTGGAAGCGGGGGACTCCGCTGGCGGCGGCGGCGCAGGTCGCCGAGGGCGAGCGTACCGACGTGTCGATCAGCGCGCGCAGCGTCCACGACGGCAGCCGGAGCTGGTCCTGGGTCGACCGCCGCACCGACTTCTTTCACGGCACGATCCGTCATGTCGCAGCCGACGGTCGGCTCGTGTCGTCTCCGCTCCCCGATGATGCGGAGGTCAACGATGTCATCGACGGGCGCTTGATCGCGACCCTCAAGAGCCCGTGGCAGGGCCGGCCTGCGGGTGCCATCATCGCCTATCCGATCGCAGAGCTTCTGGCCGGCCGCGCTCCGGCGATCGAGACGGTCTTCGTCCCCACCAAACGTCAGGCGGTCGAGGAGGTCGAGGCAGGCGGAAAGGCGCTGTGGATAAAACTGCTCGACGACGTGTCGGGCCGATTGATCGCGCTGCGCCGAAGCGACGACGGGCGCTGGGTGGCGACGACGGCGGCCTTGCCCGACAAGGCGACCGTCCACATAAGGGCGGTCTCCGGCAAGGATGACCGCGCTTTCGCGACAGTCGAAGCGATGCTCACTCCTCCGGCGCTTTATGCGGCTGCGGCCGATGGCAAGGCGGACGTCGTCCAGGCACTGAAACCGCGCTTCGACGCAACCGGCATGACGGTCGAACAGCGCTTTGCGACCTCGAAGGACGGCACGCGGATTCCCTATTTTCTCGTGCGCAAGGGCGGGGCGACTGAGCCTGTGCCTGCGCTGATCCATGCCTATGGCGGGTTCGAGGCGGCGCAGACCCCGGTCTATCTGGTCAACGAACCCTACCGCTCGGGGCCAGCCGGCCTGTTCTGGGTCGAGGAAGGCAATGCCTATGTTCTCGCCAACATCAGAGGCGGCGGCGAATATGGGCCCGCCTGGCACCAGGCGGCGCTGCGCGAGAAGCGGCAGAACGCCTATGACGATCTCTACGCCGTCGCCGAAGATCTGGTGAAGGCGGGGATCAGCGCAAAGGGCCGCATTGCCGTGTCCGGCCGATCCAATGGCGGATTGATGGCGGGAGTCGCGATGACCCAGCGGCCCGACCTTTTCGGCGCTGCCGTAATCGGATCGCCGCTGCTCGACATGAAGCGCTATTCGCACCTGCTGGCCGGCGCCTCGTGGATGGGCGAATATGGCAATCCCGACGTGGCGACGGACTGGACCTTCATATCGCGCTATTCGCCCTATCAGGCGCTGAAGGCGGGGGTGAAATATCCGGTGCCCTTCCTCTACACCTCGACCCGAGATGATCGCGTTCATCCAGGCCATGCCCGAAAATTCGCCGCGAAGATGGAAGCGATCGGCGCACCCTTCCTCTATTTCGAGGCGCTGGAGGGCGGGCATGCAGCCGGTGTGGAGCCCAAGGAAGACGCGCTGCGCGCCGCGCTGGTGACGAGCTATCTCAACCTGCAACTGCCGCGCTGA
- a CDS encoding LysE family translocator, with the protein MTFCFVSSVTPGPNNMMLLSSGATFGFRRTVPHMVGISAGCVVMVLLLGFGLAGIIGRLPWLYRFLHVLSAGYLLYLAWRIATSVSVGGRSAGARPLTPLDAAAFQWVNPKAWAMCLGATTSFARPDHLTGDVILIATVLALVGFPAITLWAGGGTVVRHLLDRPKALRAFNLVMAALLVASLVPGLIELVEMA; encoded by the coding sequence GTGACATTCTGCTTTGTGTCGAGCGTGACACCCGGCCCGAACAATATGATGTTGCTGTCCTCGGGCGCGACCTTCGGCTTTCGCCGGACGGTGCCGCATATGGTGGGTATCAGCGCGGGATGCGTCGTGATGGTGCTCCTGCTCGGCTTCGGCCTGGCCGGGATCATCGGCCGCCTGCCGTGGCTCTATCGGTTCCTGCATGTCCTCTCGGCCGGTTACCTGCTCTATCTGGCCTGGCGGATCGCGACGTCGGTCAGCGTAGGCGGTCGGTCGGCGGGGGCGCGGCCGCTGACCCCGCTCGACGCGGCCGCTTTCCAATGGGTCAATCCCAAGGCCTGGGCGATGTGTCTCGGCGCGACGACCAGCTTCGCGCGGCCCGACCATCTGACAGGTGACGTCATCCTCATCGCTACGGTCCTCGCGCTTGTCGGCTTTCCCGCGATCACCCTGTGGGCGGGGGGAGGGACCGTCGTCCGCCATCTGCTCGACCGACCGAAGGCGCTGCGCGCGTTCAACCTGGTCATGGCGGCGCTGCTCGTCGCATCGCTCGTGCCCGGGCTGATCGAGTTGGTCGAAATGGCTTGA
- a CDS encoding PLP-dependent aminotransferase family protein has protein sequence MWVPTLDEGHATVSGRLLDALRRDIDNGTLPPGTRLPPHRELAHRLGIGIGTVTAVYGEAARHGLLNATVGRGSFVADRRTSATTADAGAAPIDLARNLPPSAPAQRRLSAVLARLSRRGDMASLLDYAPPAGQERHRQAAAGWIRRVGGLGDARADRMVITDGAQQAMLYALGALCRPGDTVLTESATYFGVRSIAQTCDLRLVGLDMDEQGIRPDALERAAQTGARVLYTMPTLQNPTGRTMGDARRRDIAALASRHGLWIVEDDLYSAFAAGFAPPPLASYAPNRTLYINGTSKALAPGLRTGYLILPDAELLDRVLRQVRAHVYAPCSIGPTIACQWMEDGSADEIVAEISEELAARGDIARLVLGDLFVPPADRRCPHLWLPLPELDAERIAARAMRAGVQVTPPSAPLIEPRLISGIRLCLGPAADRAQLRTALDRLAGGLDADHPEPAAAVV, from the coding sequence ATGTGGGTTCCGACGCTCGACGAAGGCCATGCGACGGTTTCTGGGCGATTGCTCGATGCGCTCCGCCGCGACATCGATAATGGCACGCTGCCGCCCGGGACCCGGCTACCGCCCCATCGCGAGCTCGCCCACCGGTTGGGCATCGGCATCGGCACCGTGACGGCGGTCTATGGCGAGGCCGCACGCCACGGCCTGCTCAATGCGACGGTGGGACGCGGCAGCTTCGTGGCCGACCGGCGGACCAGCGCGACCACCGCCGACGCCGGTGCCGCGCCGATCGACCTCGCGCGGAATCTCCCGCCCTCCGCCCCGGCCCAGCGACGCCTGAGCGCGGTGCTCGCGCGCCTGTCCCGTCGCGGCGACATGGCGTCGCTGCTCGACTATGCGCCGCCGGCCGGACAGGAACGCCACCGGCAAGCCGCCGCCGGCTGGATCCGTCGCGTCGGCGGGCTCGGCGACGCCCGCGCCGATCGCATGGTCATCACCGATGGCGCCCAGCAGGCGATGCTCTACGCCTTGGGTGCGCTCTGCCGGCCAGGCGACACGGTGCTGACCGAATCCGCCACCTATTTCGGCGTCCGCTCGATCGCGCAGACCTGCGACCTGAGGCTCGTCGGCCTCGATATGGACGAACAGGGCATCCGGCCCGACGCGCTCGAACGCGCCGCGCAGACGGGCGCGCGCGTTCTCTACACGATGCCCACGCTGCAGAATCCCACCGGCCGCACGATGGGCGACGCGCGCCGCCGCGACATTGCCGCGCTGGCGAGCCGACACGGCCTGTGGATCGTCGAGGACGATCTCTACTCGGCCTTCGCCGCCGGCTTCGCGCCCCCACCTCTCGCCAGCTACGCGCCCAACCGGACCCTCTACATCAACGGAACATCCAAGGCGCTCGCCCCCGGTCTGCGGACCGGTTACCTGATCTTGCCCGATGCGGAACTGCTCGACCGGGTGCTGCGCCAGGTCCGCGCGCATGTCTATGCGCCCTGCTCGATCGGACCCACCATCGCCTGCCAGTGGATGGAGGACGGCAGCGCCGACGAGATCGTCGCGGAAATTTCCGAGGAACTGGCCGCGCGCGGCGACATTGCCCGGCTTGTGCTCGGGGACCTGTTCGTGCCGCCTGCCGATCGGCGCTGCCCGCATCTCTGGCTGCCCCTGCCCGAGCTGGATGCCGAGCGCATCGCCGCCCGCGCAATGCGGGCAGGCGTACAGGTCACGCCGCCTTCGGCGCCGCTGATCGAGCCGCGACTGATATCGGGCATCCGGCTGTGCCTGGGGCCGGCGGCGGACCGCGCACAGCTGCGGACCGCGCTCGACCGGCTGGCCGGCGGACTTGACGCGGATCACCCCGAACCCGCCGCAGCCGTGGTATGA
- the pdxH gene encoding pyridoxamine 5'-phosphate oxidase yields the protein MTTDPFALFADWFTEAKASEPNDPEAMAVATVGQDGQPSVRMVLLKGHDTRGFVFYTNYESRKAGQIFETGRAALLFHWKSLRRQVRIEGPVLKVSSEEGDAYFATRHRDSQLGAWASEQSRPLDSRETFEARYDEMARRFEGQPVPRPPHWSGFRVVPERIEFWLDRPHRLHERRLFLREGESWNKGMLYP from the coding sequence ATGACGACCGATCCCTTTGCCCTGTTCGCCGACTGGTTCACCGAAGCCAAAGCCAGCGAACCCAATGATCCCGAAGCGATGGCGGTGGCGACCGTGGGCCAGGACGGGCAGCCCTCCGTCCGGATGGTGCTGCTGAAGGGGCATGATACGCGCGGCTTCGTCTTCTACACCAATTATGAGAGCCGAAAGGCGGGGCAGATCTTCGAGACCGGACGCGCCGCTCTGTTGTTCCACTGGAAGTCGCTGCGCCGCCAGGTCCGCATCGAAGGCCCCGTGCTGAAGGTCAGCTCCGAAGAGGGCGACGCCTATTTTGCGACCCGCCACCGGGACTCTCAGCTCGGCGCCTGGGCTTCCGAGCAATCGCGCCCGCTCGACAGCCGCGAGACCTTCGAGGCGCGCTATGACGAGATGGCCCGCCGCTTCGAAGGCCAGCCGGTTCCGCGTCCGCCGCACTGGTCGGGCTTCCGCGTCGTGCCAGAGCGGATCGAATTCTGGCTCGATCGGCCCCATCGCCTGCACGAGCGCCGGCTGTTCCTGCGCGAGGGCGAAAGCTGGAACAAAGGCATGCTTTACCCATGA
- a CDS encoding cation diffusion facilitator family transporter, which produces MTMSANVRAGMASVSVAGTLILLKGYASWQTGSAAVLGSLADTALDLIASLVTLYSVRLAAMPADRQHRFGHGKAEAIAAFFQVVLISLSAFWIIVHSIQQLVAGERPTEAMAGIWVSVVALLLTLLLISYQRRVIARTGSLAIGTDRIHYQSDLLLNAAVIAALLIEAELGIAGADAIAGMAIGLWLLYGAYGASRTAIDQLMDREWPEDRRRAFIEVASRHPELHGIHDLKTRTAGHKDFVQFHVWVDPDMTVGEAHRVMDEVEAKLCDAFPGVEILIHPDPAGHREQGEERCS; this is translated from the coding sequence ATGACCATGTCGGCCAATGTCCGCGCCGGCATGGCTTCGGTGTCGGTCGCCGGTACGCTGATCCTGCTCAAGGGCTATGCCAGCTGGCAGACGGGTTCGGCCGCCGTTCTCGGCTCGCTGGCCGACACAGCGCTCGACCTGATCGCCTCGCTGGTGACGCTCTACAGCGTGAGGCTGGCGGCGATGCCGGCAGACCGGCAGCATCGTTTCGGCCATGGCAAGGCAGAGGCCATCGCCGCCTTTTTCCAGGTGGTGCTGATCAGCCTGTCGGCTTTCTGGATCATCGTGCATTCGATCCAGCAGCTGGTCGCGGGCGAGCGTCCGACCGAAGCGATGGCGGGCATATGGGTGTCGGTCGTCGCCCTCCTGCTCACCCTGCTGCTGATCTCCTATCAGCGCCGGGTGATCGCGCGCACCGGATCGCTCGCGATCGGCACCGACCGCATCCATTATCAGAGCGACCTGCTGCTCAACGCCGCGGTGATCGCGGCGCTGCTGATCGAGGCCGAGCTGGGAATCGCGGGCGCCGATGCGATCGCCGGCATGGCGATCGGGCTGTGGCTGCTCTACGGCGCCTATGGCGCCTCGCGCACGGCGATCGATCAGCTGATGGACCGCGAATGGCCCGAAGATCGCCGTCGCGCCTTCATCGAGGTGGCATCGCGCCATCCCGAGCTTCACGGCATCCACGATCTCAAGACCCGTACCGCCGGCCACAAGGATTTCGTCCAGTTCCACGTCTGGGTCGATCCGGACATGACCGTGGGCGAGGCCCACCGCGTGATGGACGAGGTCGAGGCCAAGCTGTGCGACGCCTTTCCGGGCGTCGAGATTTTGATCCACCCCGACCCGGCCGGGCATCGGGAACAGGGCGAGGAACGCTGCTCATGA
- a CDS encoding PhzF family phenazine biosynthesis protein: protein MKIPFQQVDAFADRPFTGNPAAVMPLEAWLDDATLQAIAAENNLAETAFIVPWAGPEADFELRWFTPEVEVALCGHATLATGHALLSREGAPDGVRFATRKSGVLEVHRVGDGYRLALPAWEMSPADLSAQAAPLGARPEEMLWRDGGYALFRFADEATIRSLNPDFRAMRSFDDLLFIVTAPGDSTDIVSRVFAPGAGIDEDPVTGSAHCLLATYWAGRLGRTRFSAYQASTRGGHIEVELADDRVYLGGRCVTVIEGVFTLG from the coding sequence ATGAAAATCCCCTTCCAGCAGGTCGATGCCTTTGCCGACCGCCCCTTCACCGGCAATCCAGCCGCGGTGATGCCGCTCGAAGCCTGGCTCGACGACGCGACGCTGCAGGCGATCGCGGCGGAGAATAATCTGGCGGAGACCGCCTTCATCGTTCCCTGGGCCGGGCCCGAAGCCGATTTCGAACTGCGCTGGTTCACGCCCGAAGTGGAGGTGGCCCTGTGCGGCCATGCGACGCTCGCGACCGGCCATGCCCTGTTGTCGCGCGAAGGCGCTCCCGACGGCGTTCGCTTCGCCACCCGCAAGTCGGGCGTGCTCGAGGTACACCGCGTTGGCGACGGCTATCGCCTCGCTTTGCCGGCCTGGGAGATGTCCCCCGCCGATCTCTCCGCCCAGGCGGCGCCGCTGGGCGCGCGGCCCGAAGAGATGCTGTGGCGCGACGGCGGCTATGCGCTGTTCCGCTTTGCGGACGAGGCGACGATCCGTTCGTTGAACCCCGATTTCCGCGCGATGCGGTCGTTCGACGACCTTCTCTTCATCGTCACCGCACCCGGCGATTCCACCGACATCGTCAGCCGCGTCTTTGCGCCGGGCGCCGGCATCGACGAGGATCCGGTGACGGGCTCGGCCCACTGCCTGCTCGCGACCTATTGGGCCGGACGGCTCGGAAGGACGCGCTTCTCCGCTTATCAGGCGTCGACGCGCGGCGGCCATATCGAGGTCGAGCTGGCCGACGACAGGGTCTATCTCGGCGGGCGATGCGTGACCGTCATCGAGGGGGTCTTCACCCTCGGCTGA
- the mnmA gene encoding tRNA 2-thiouridine(34) synthase MnmA, with translation MDADFQLEQAVDGSLKGARIVVAMSGGVDSSVVAALAAASGAETIGVTLQLYDHGAAVGRTGSCCAGQDIRDARAVADRLGIAHYVFDYESRFRESVMSDFADEYAAGRTPIPCVRCNQSVKFTDLFGIARDLGADCLATGHYVRRVLGQGRRPELHRAADPARDQSYFLFATTRDQLEYLRFPLGGLPKPRVREIAAEIGLGVAAKPDSQDICFVPDGDYASIVKKMRPEAAEDGEIVDLSGRVVGRHRGLIHFTVGQRRGIEIGGSPEPLYVVRLEPATKRLVVGPRRALAVSAARLEDVNWIGEGHDGPLTAKVRSLAKPVPARFEGGLLSFDQPEYGVAPGQAAVLYAGDRVLGGGWIEETVSARLMDAA, from the coding sequence ATGGACGCGGATTTTCAGCTCGAACAGGCGGTCGACGGCTCCCTCAAGGGCGCCCGGATCGTCGTCGCCATGTCCGGCGGCGTGGACAGTTCGGTGGTCGCGGCTCTCGCTGCCGCCAGCGGTGCCGAGACGATCGGCGTGACGCTCCAGCTCTACGACCATGGCGCCGCTGTCGGCCGCACCGGCAGCTGCTGCGCCGGACAGGACATACGCGACGCGCGTGCCGTCGCCGACCGGCTGGGCATCGCCCATTATGTCTTCGACTATGAAAGCCGCTTCCGGGAGTCGGTCATGTCCGACTTCGCGGACGAATATGCGGCAGGCCGGACGCCTATCCCCTGCGTGCGCTGCAACCAGAGCGTGAAGTTTACGGACCTGTTCGGCATCGCCCGCGATCTCGGCGCGGACTGTCTTGCCACGGGCCATTATGTGCGCCGTGTGTTGGGGCAGGGTAGGCGGCCCGAACTCCACCGTGCCGCCGATCCTGCGCGCGACCAGAGCTATTTCCTGTTCGCGACGACCCGCGACCAGCTCGAATATCTCCGCTTTCCGCTGGGCGGGCTGCCCAAGCCGCGCGTGCGCGAGATCGCAGCCGAGATCGGTCTCGGCGTGGCCGCCAAGCCGGACAGCCAGGATATCTGCTTCGTGCCCGACGGCGACTATGCGTCGATCGTCAAGAAGATGCGCCCCGAAGCGGCCGAAGACGGCGAGATCGTCGACCTGTCGGGACGCGTCGTCGGACGGCACCGCGGGCTCATCCACTTCACCGTGGGCCAGCGTCGCGGGATCGAGATCGGGGGCAGCCCCGAGCCGCTTTATGTCGTGCGCCTCGAGCCAGCCACGAAGCGGCTGGTGGTCGGGCCGCGCCGCGCCCTGGCAGTGTCGGCGGCCAGGCTGGAGGATGTCAACTGGATCGGCGAAGGCCATGACGGCCCGCTGACCGCCAAGGTGCGCTCGCTGGCGAAGCCGGTGCCCGCCCGTTTCGAGGGCGGCCTGCTCAGCTTCGATCAGCCTGAATATGGCGTCGCCCCCGGGCAGGCGGCGGTGCTCTATGCCGGAGACCGCGTTCTGGGTGGCGGCTGGATCGAGGAAACCGTGTCCGCCCGGCTGATGGACGCCGCCTGA
- a CDS encoding DUF1153 domain-containing protein gives MLENQKIRPHQVIGPLGEPLTLDSLPPAGTTRWVVRRKAEVVAAVSGGLLTVDEACERYGLSVEEFAGWQRAVERSGMPGLRVTRIQHYKSLYERQQKY, from the coding sequence ATGCTTGAGAATCAGAAGATCCGCCCGCACCAGGTCATTGGTCCTCTCGGCGAACCGCTCACGCTCGACAGCCTGCCTCCGGCCGGCACGACGCGATGGGTCGTGCGCCGCAAGGCCGAGGTCGTGGCAGCGGTCAGCGGCGGCCTTTTGACGGTCGATGAAGCGTGTGAACGCTACGGCCTCAGCGTGGAGGAATTCGCCGGCTGGCAACGGGCCGTGGAGCGATCGGGCATGCCCGGCCTCCGCGTGACGCGGATCCAGCACTACAAGTCCCTCTACGAACGACAACAGAAATACTGA
- a CDS encoding GlsB/YeaQ/YmgE family stress response membrane protein, whose amino-acid sequence MDFIIFLIVGGIIGWLASIVMRTDGQQGIILNIVVGIIGSFIGGVLFGPTLGGGGIYGWLSAFLGAVILLAIVNLIRRGSVR is encoded by the coding sequence ATCGACTTCATCATTTTTCTTATCGTTGGCGGCATCATCGGCTGGCTCGCCAGCATCGTGATGCGCACCGACGGACAGCAGGGGATCATCCTCAACATCGTCGTCGGTATCATCGGCTCCTTCATCGGCGGCGTGCTGTTCGGCCCGACCCTGGGCGGAGGCGGCATCTATGGCTGGCTTTCGGCCTTTCTGGGCGCGGTCATCCTGCTCGCCATCGTCAACCTGATCCGTCGCGGCAGCGTCCGCTGA
- a CDS encoding DUF6065 family protein, which yields MANRAKLTAYGLPRKPFAIRPAPHERDWMDATSQRYAYRCLPLNIANAHGWELLCTQGFSAWWNGNPGLDAIRIEPDVAGEVPAISHFGHGIVTFHINAVFRTEPGYDLMVQGPINRPKDAIAPLSGVVETDWTPFTFTMNWQFTRPQTVIRFEPGEVFCHIYPIRRGDIERFEPEFRAIEDDPELYAEFQAWSASRAGFLSDLKDPKSPTSGDKWQKHYYRGQTVGGGEVASDDHRTKIRLKPFSVVRPDGGEGGS from the coding sequence ATGGCGAACCGCGCCAAGCTCACGGCCTACGGACTTCCGCGCAAGCCTTTCGCCATCCGACCCGCGCCGCACGAGCGCGACTGGATGGACGCCACCAGCCAGCGCTATGCCTATCGCTGCCTTCCGCTCAACATCGCCAATGCCCATGGCTGGGAACTGCTCTGCACGCAGGGCTTTTCCGCCTGGTGGAACGGCAATCCGGGTCTCGACGCGATCAGGATCGAGCCCGATGTCGCGGGCGAAGTGCCAGCGATCAGCCATTTCGGCCATGGCATCGTCACCTTTCATATCAACGCGGTGTTCCGGACGGAGCCAGGCTATGATCTGATGGTCCAGGGGCCGATCAACCGTCCGAAGGATGCGATCGCACCGCTGTCGGGAGTGGTCGAAACCGACTGGACCCCTTTTACCTTCACCATGAACTGGCAGTTCACGCGGCCGCAGACGGTCATCCGCTTCGAGCCGGGCGAGGTCTTCTGTCATATCTATCCCATCCGGCGCGGCGACATCGAAAGGTTCGAACCCGAATTCCGGGCGATCGAGGACGATCCCGAGCTTTATGCCGAGTTCCAGGCCTGGTCGGCCAGCCGCGCCGGCTTCCTGAGCGATCTGAAAGATCCCAAATCGCCGACGAGCGGCGACAAATGGCAGAAACATTATTATCGCGGCCAGACGGTCGGCGGCGGCGAGGTCGCGTCCGACGATCATCGGACCAAGATACGGCTCAAGCCCTTCTCGGTCGTCAGACCCGACGGCGGAGAAGGCGGGAGCTAG
- a CDS encoding SIMPL domain-containing protein, which yields MTVSFSRFGGAALLAAAAAAPLMAQQPMLPPGHPPVIGTRLDIVASGEVNAVPDIATVGAGVVTQAPTAAEAMKDNARRAAATVAAIRKAGVAERDIQTTSVSLSPQYRYADNQPPVITGYQASSRVSVRFRDIKAAGPVLDALVAAGANQIDGPSLSIDKPEPLLDKAREQAVATAKQRADLYARAAGMRVKRILAISEGSSEPMPVYRPMAPMAMVRKEAAADTMIEAGEQKISVSISVTFELE from the coding sequence ATGACAGTAAGTTTTTCCCGGTTCGGTGGAGCGGCGCTCCTGGCAGCCGCGGCGGCAGCGCCGCTGATGGCACAGCAGCCCATGCTGCCCCCCGGCCATCCGCCCGTGATCGGGACTCGGCTCGACATCGTCGCGTCGGGCGAGGTCAACGCGGTTCCCGACATCGCCACCGTCGGCGCCGGTGTCGTCACCCAGGCGCCGACGGCCGCCGAAGCGATGAAGGACAATGCGCGGCGTGCGGCTGCGACCGTGGCGGCGATCCGCAAGGCCGGTGTGGCGGAGCGCGACATCCAGACCACCTCGGTCTCGCTCAGTCCGCAATATCGCTATGCCGACAATCAGCCGCCGGTGATCACCGGCTATCAGGCCTCGTCGCGTGTCAGCGTCCGCTTCCGCGACATCAAGGCAGCCGGACCGGTTCTCGATGCGCTCGTCGCGGCCGGCGCGAACCAGATCGATGGCCCCTCGCTGTCGATCGACAAGCCCGAGCCGCTGCTGGACAAGGCGCGTGAACAGGCCGTTGCCACGGCGAAGCAGCGTGCGGACCTCTATGCCCGCGCAGCAGGCATGCGCGTGAAGCGCATCCTCGCGATCAGCGAAGGCTCGAGCGAACCGATGCCGGTCTATCGTCCGATGGCGCCGATGGCGATGGTCCGCAAGGAAGCCGCTGCCGACACGATGATCGAGGCCGGTGAGCAGAAGATATCGGTGAGCATCTCGGTCACGTTCGAACTCGAATGA